The Neobacillus sp. PS3-34 genome has a window encoding:
- the sleB gene encoding spore cortex-lytic enzyme, translating into MLQIPRGKAYAFSGQVIQRGAVGDDVIELQSRLKYIGYFHGKIDGVFGWSTYWALRNFQYEFGLPIDGLAGAKAKAKLVKASKYNKQSVKQQIKQGKSVKKKTAQSKQRKPTAANTPNGYSQNDIQLMANAVNGESRGEPYTGQVAVAAVILNRVNSSSFPKTVAGVIFEPGAFTAVADGQIWLTPNKTSKKAVIDAINGWDPTGNALYYFNPATATSSWIWGRPQIKRIGKHIFCK; encoded by the coding sequence ATGCTTCAAATTCCTAGAGGCAAGGCTTATGCTTTTAGCGGACAGGTCATTCAGCGAGGTGCAGTAGGGGATGACGTGATTGAGCTGCAGTCGCGGCTCAAGTATATCGGCTATTTTCATGGGAAAATAGATGGAGTGTTTGGATGGAGTACCTATTGGGCGTTAAGAAATTTCCAATATGAGTTTGGATTGCCTATTGACGGACTTGCAGGTGCGAAGGCCAAAGCAAAACTGGTAAAAGCGTCGAAATATAATAAACAATCTGTTAAGCAACAAATTAAACAGGGAAAAAGCGTAAAGAAAAAGACAGCGCAATCAAAACAGAGAAAGCCAACTGCTGCAAACACACCAAATGGTTATTCTCAAAATGATATCCAGCTAATGGCCAATGCGGTCAATGGTGAATCAAGAGGGGAACCATATACCGGTCAGGTTGCAGTTGCAGCAGTCATTCTCAATCGTGTAAATAGTTCTTCCTTCCCTAAAACCGTTGCGGGTGTAATATTTGAACCTGGAGCCTTCACTGCTGTTGCTGATGGACAAATTTGGCTTACACCGAATAAAACCTCCAAAAAAGCGGTAATCGATGCCATCAATGGATGGGATCCAACAGGGAATGCATTGTATTATTTTAACCCTGCTACCGCAACGAGCTCATGGATATGGGGACGCCCTCAAATTAAAAGGATAGGGAAACATATATTTTGTAAATAA
- the mtrB gene encoding trp RNA-binding attenuation protein MtrB produces MDNKKSQNSEYIVIKAVDDGVSVIGLTRGSDTKFHHSEKLDKGEVLIAQFTDHTSAIKIRGNAKILTSFGEVESELKK; encoded by the coding sequence ATGGATAATAAGAAATCGCAGAATTCTGAGTATATAGTGATCAAGGCTGTAGATGATGGTGTTAGCGTAATTGGATTAACAAGAGGGTCGGATACCAAATTTCATCATTCGGAAAAACTCGATAAAGGTGAAGTGCTAATCGCACAATTTACCGATCATACGTCAGCTATTAAAATCAGAGGGAACGCGAAGATTCTGACTTCTTTTGGAGAAGTTGAAAGCGAATTGAAAAAATAG
- the spoIVA gene encoding stage IV sporulation protein A, whose amino-acid sequence MEKVDIFKDIAERTGGDIYLGVVGAVRTGKSTFIKKFMELVVLPNIANEAERARTQDELPQSAAGKTIMTTEPKFVPNQATSVHVGEGLDVNIRLVDCVGYTVPGAKGYEDENGPRMITTPWYEEPIPFHEAAEIGTRKVIQEHSTIGVVITTDGTIGEIPRNSYLEAEERVIDELKEVGKPFIMVVNSAQPYHPNTESLRAALAEKYDIPVVAMSVESMRESDVLNVMREALYEFPVLEVNVNLPSWVMVLRENHWLRESYQEAVKETVKDIKRLRDVDRVVQQFSEFDYIERAGLAGMEMGQGVAEIDLYAPDELYDEILKEIVGVEIRGKDHLLELMQDFAHAKAEYDHISDALKMVKQTGYGIASPTLSDMSLEEPEIIRQGARFGVRLRAVAPSIHMIKVDVESEFAPIIGTEKQSEELVRYLMQDFEDDPLSIWNSDIFGRSLSSIVREGIQAKLSLMPENARYKLKETLERIINEGSGGLIAIIL is encoded by the coding sequence TTGGAAAAGGTAGATATTTTTAAAGATATTGCCGAAAGAACAGGCGGTGATATTTATTTAGGGGTTGTCGGTGCAGTGCGGACTGGCAAATCCACTTTCATCAAGAAATTTATGGAACTGGTTGTTTTACCGAATATAGCGAATGAGGCTGAAAGGGCTCGCACACAGGATGAACTTCCACAAAGTGCTGCTGGTAAAACAATCATGACAACAGAACCGAAATTTGTTCCTAATCAGGCGACGTCGGTTCATGTTGGAGAAGGTCTGGATGTCAACATCAGGCTTGTGGATTGTGTTGGATATACAGTTCCAGGCGCAAAGGGTTACGAAGACGAAAATGGTCCTAGAATGATTACTACTCCATGGTATGAGGAGCCAATCCCTTTCCATGAAGCAGCTGAGATTGGAACCAGAAAAGTTATTCAGGAGCATTCTACTATCGGGGTTGTGATTACAACCGACGGCACGATCGGTGAAATTCCTCGTAATAGCTATCTGGAAGCCGAGGAGCGCGTGATTGACGAGCTAAAAGAAGTGGGCAAACCATTCATCATGGTGGTAAACAGTGCCCAGCCATATCATCCTAATACTGAATCATTAAGAGCAGCACTGGCAGAAAAGTATGATATTCCGGTTGTGGCGATGAGTGTGGAAAGTATGAGGGAATCTGATGTATTAAATGTAATGCGTGAAGCACTATACGAATTCCCTGTGCTTGAAGTGAATGTTAATCTTCCGAGCTGGGTAATGGTCCTTAGAGAGAATCATTGGCTTCGTGAAAGCTATCAAGAGGCAGTGAAGGAAACAGTTAAAGATATAAAGAGATTAAGAGATGTTGACAGAGTAGTCCAGCAGTTCAGTGAGTTTGATTATATCGAGCGTGCCGGGCTTGCAGGGATGGAAATGGGGCAGGGGGTTGCCGAAATTGATCTGTACGCTCCCGATGAATTATACGATGAAATCTTAAAAGAAATAGTCGGCGTTGAAATTAGGGGTAAGGACCATTTGCTAGAACTGATGCAGGATTTTGCGCATGCAAAAGCTGAGTATGACCATATTTCAGATGCGCTGAAAATGGTGAAGCAAACCGGTTATGGCATCGCATCTCCAACACTGTCTGATATGAGTCTTGAGGAGCCGGAAATCATACGCCAGGGTGCCAGATTCGGAGTAAGGCTTAGAGCGGTCGCTCCATCCATCCACATGATAAAAGTAGATGTTGAATCAGAGTTCGCCCCAATCATCGGAACTGAAAAACAGAGTGAGGAACTTGTCCGCTACCTGATGCAGGATTTTGAGGACGATCCGCTTTCTATCTGGAATTCTGACATTTTCGGACGCAGCCTGAGTTCAATCGTTAGAGAGGGCATCCAGGCAAAACTCTCATTAATGCCAGAAAATGCACGATATAAATTAAAAGAAACATTAGAAAGAATCATAAATGAAGGATCAGGCGGCTTAATTGCCATCATCCTTTAA
- the rpsA gene encoding 30S ribosomal protein S1: MSEDMNQVEVRNFEVGDRVTGQVTKVEEKQVLVGISESKLDGIIPISELSSLHVEKASDAVAEGDELELEVLKVEEEALILSKRKVDAVKAWEKLEQKFQSGEVFDAEVKDVVKGGLVVDLGVRGFVPASLVEAHFVEDFSDYKGRQLSFKIVELDKEKNRLILSHRAVVEQEKGKQKQNILDSLQPGQILEGTVQRITDFGAFVDIGGIDGLVHISQLSYEHVEKPSEVVEEGQKVQVKVLNVDRDNERISLSIKETLPGPWTSVAEKAPKGSVLDGVVKRIVSYGAFVEVFPGVEGLVHISQIAHKHIGTPHEVLKEGQEVKVKVLEANEQEQRLSLSIKELLEKESEETFDYELPEESKGFQLGEMIGDQLKNLKK, encoded by the coding sequence ATGTCAGAAGATATGAATCAGGTAGAAGTAAGAAATTTTGAAGTAGGCGACAGAGTAACAGGACAAGTTACTAAGGTAGAAGAAAAACAGGTACTGGTAGGCATTTCTGAAAGCAAATTGGATGGAATTATCCCGATTAGCGAACTTTCCAGCCTTCATGTTGAAAAAGCATCAGATGCTGTAGCCGAAGGGGACGAATTGGAACTGGAAGTTTTGAAAGTTGAAGAGGAAGCTCTTATTCTCTCTAAGCGGAAAGTGGATGCTGTAAAGGCATGGGAAAAGCTTGAACAAAAATTCCAAAGCGGCGAAGTATTTGATGCCGAGGTAAAAGATGTCGTAAAAGGCGGTTTGGTCGTTGATTTGGGTGTCCGTGGTTTTGTTCCTGCCTCCCTTGTAGAAGCGCATTTTGTTGAAGATTTTTCTGATTATAAAGGAAGGCAGCTCTCCTTTAAAATTGTTGAGCTTGATAAAGAAAAGAATCGCCTGATCCTTTCTCACCGTGCAGTGGTTGAACAGGAGAAAGGAAAACAAAAACAAAATATTCTTGATTCCCTCCAGCCTGGGCAGATTTTAGAGGGTACTGTACAAAGGATCACCGACTTTGGTGCGTTTGTTGATATCGGCGGTATTGACGGCCTTGTCCATATTTCACAGCTATCATATGAGCATGTAGAGAAACCTTCAGAAGTTGTTGAAGAAGGCCAAAAAGTACAAGTGAAAGTCCTTAATGTTGACCGTGATAATGAGCGAATCTCCTTATCAATTAAGGAAACACTTCCTGGACCATGGACCAGTGTTGCTGAAAAAGCCCCTAAAGGCAGTGTTTTAGATGGTGTAGTAAAAAGAATTGTTTCTTATGGTGCCTTTGTAGAAGTGTTCCCTGGTGTCGAAGGACTTGTACACATTTCACAAATTGCCCACAAGCATATTGGCACTCCGCACGAAGTATTAAAGGAAGGCCAAGAAGTAAAAGTAAAAGTGCTTGAAGCGAATGAACAGGAACAGCGCCTTTCACTTAGCATCAAGGAGCTACTTGAAAAGGAATCCGAGGAAACGTTTGACTATGAACTTCCTGAGGAGTCGAAAGGTTTCCAGCTTGGGGAAATGATCGGTGATCAATTAAAGAATCTAAAAAAGTAA
- a CDS encoding heptaprenyl diphosphate synthase component 1, with amino-acid sequence MIKLQDIQTKLADIKEQVEQKVHHPYLLNYIKTPVVDEDKLLILISIMDHLELPYIEMQNYALTTMLVQIALDTHENVSNAYTSEAENENPKSRQLTVLAGDYFSGLYYKLLAESDDILMINALSRGIKEVNEHKISLYQKEFDGIEKLMANIKAIEGSLIYRLSHYFQANVWSEFASDLLFVKRLLNEKKQYLQAGTSILFDALKKAAFPKSENKNKDISQEQQRYLLLICDRYIEFSKGLIEKGINQLPYLNDVLEKRISSILNQHQPMAKTYVEEG; translated from the coding sequence GTGATCAAATTGCAGGACATTCAAACTAAACTGGCAGATATTAAAGAGCAAGTTGAGCAAAAGGTGCATCACCCATACTTGCTTAATTATATTAAAACTCCTGTTGTTGATGAAGATAAACTTCTAATCCTAATTTCCATCATGGATCATTTAGAACTGCCCTATATTGAAATGCAAAATTATGCATTGACAACCATGCTTGTTCAAATTGCCCTTGATACCCATGAAAATGTCTCGAATGCTTATACTTCCGAGGCAGAGAACGAAAATCCCAAAAGCCGCCAGCTGACTGTGTTAGCAGGAGATTACTTTAGCGGCTTGTACTATAAATTGCTTGCAGAATCTGATGATATTTTAATGATCAACGCGCTCTCTAGAGGAATTAAAGAAGTGAATGAACACAAAATATCACTTTACCAAAAGGAATTTGATGGAATAGAGAAATTGATGGCAAACATAAAGGCAATTGAGGGGTCTTTAATTTACAGGCTATCGCATTATTTTCAGGCAAACGTCTGGAGCGAATTTGCATCAGACCTTCTGTTCGTCAAGCGGTTGCTTAATGAAAAAAAGCAGTACCTTCAGGCTGGAACTTCCATTTTATTTGACGCCTTGAAGAAAGCGGCATTTCCTAAAAGTGAGAATAAAAACAAAGACATCTCACAGGAACAGCAGAGATATTTGCTGTTAATCTGTGACCGGTATATTGAATTCTCAAAAGGATTAATTGAAAAGGGAATAAATCAGCTCCCATATCTGAATGATGTTTTAGAAAAAAGGATCTCATCCATTCTCAATCAGCACCAGCCTATGGCAAAAACATATGTGGAAGAAGGGTAA
- a CDS encoding HU family DNA-binding protein gives MNKTELINAVAEAGELSKKDATKAVDAVFESILDALKSGDKVQLIGFGNFEVRERSARKGRNPQTGDEIEIAASKVPAFKPGKALKDAVK, from the coding sequence ATGAACAAGACAGAACTTATTAATGCAGTAGCTGAAGCAGGCGAACTTTCTAAAAAGGACGCTACAAAAGCGGTTGATGCTGTTTTTGAATCCATTTTAGACGCTTTAAAAAGTGGTGACAAAGTACAACTAATCGGTTTTGGTAACTTTGAAGTTCGTGAGCGCTCTGCTCGTAAAGGACGCAACCCACAAACTGGCGATGAAATCGAAATCGCTGCGAGCAAAGTTCCAGCTTTCAAACCAGGTAAAGCGCTTAAAGATGCAGTGAAATAA
- a CDS encoding flagellar brake domain-containing protein, with protein MIQIGDVLTLEPKYDDQFEKYKCRVVDKKGDDLFIDYPISLKTNRTVFLLDGSQMKATFVGQDGSSVFLFETEIKGRVKQNIPMLIIPYPGNENLIKIQRRQYVRVETAIDIALKPSKKTKFLPFTAVTEDVSAGGTSVLVPLDFHLSPGTILESWMVVTLQSGEYHYMKLESKVVRIIPFNQTRNKMSLEFCNISAQERQLLLRLCFDRQLGMKKKALAN; from the coding sequence ATGATACAAATTGGAGACGTTTTAACACTTGAACCAAAATATGATGATCAGTTTGAAAAATATAAATGCAGAGTTGTAGATAAAAAAGGAGATGACCTTTTTATTGACTATCCCATAAGTTTAAAAACAAACAGAACTGTTTTTTTACTGGATGGATCACAAATGAAAGCTACTTTCGTTGGCCAGGATGGATCATCAGTCTTTTTGTTTGAAACAGAAATTAAAGGTAGAGTTAAACAAAATATTCCGATGCTTATAATCCCTTATCCAGGCAATGAAAACCTGATAAAAATTCAGCGCCGACAGTATGTAAGAGTAGAAACAGCAATTGATATCGCTTTGAAGCCATCGAAAAAAACTAAATTCCTGCCGTTTACTGCAGTTACTGAAGATGTTAGCGCTGGAGGGACTTCCGTACTGGTTCCGCTCGATTTCCATCTGAGCCCTGGGACAATTTTGGAGTCCTGGATGGTCGTTACCCTGCAAAGCGGAGAATATCATTATATGAAACTAGAAAGTAAGGTTGTAAGGATTATTCCCTTCAATCAAACCAGAAATAAAATGTCCCTTGAATTTTGTAATATTTCAGCCCAGGAAAGGCAGCTGCTTTTGCGACTTTGTTTTGACCGCCAATTGGGTATGAAGAAAAAGGCGCTTGCCAATTAG
- a CDS encoding DUF5359 family protein → MKTAERVLIKIILIQLFLLLFFQVVIHKLNVFPELNPLTPYEGVNKNTYTEILEVFSKQ, encoded by the coding sequence ATGAAAACGGCTGAAAGAGTTTTAATTAAGATTATATTAATACAATTGTTCCTTCTATTATTTTTTCAGGTTGTAATACATAAGCTGAATGTTTTTCCGGAGCTTAACCCCTTAACACCATATGAAGGGGTTAACAAAAATACATATACTGAAATACTTGAAGTATTCAGCAAGCAGTAA
- a CDS encoding DUF2768 domain-containing protein, which produces MSPALLKMWISFAGMAFMFLAIILIIVSRYKLKGAFRFVTALAAYIFMILSGIIMFITLFA; this is translated from the coding sequence TTGTCGCCAGCTTTATTAAAAATGTGGATATCCTTTGCAGGGATGGCATTTATGTTTCTTGCCATTATTTTAATCATTGTCAGCAGGTACAAGCTTAAAGGTGCTTTTCGATTTGTTACAGCGCTTGCAGCCTATATTTTTATGATTCTGTCTGGAATTATTATGTTTATTACCTTATTTGCCTGA
- a CDS encoding YpzI family protein has product MGKDRQEKKLKASKRVESDRDQALHYPGSTKLQSPEEARSLNDSKYD; this is encoded by the coding sequence TTGGGAAAAGACAGACAGGAAAAAAAGCTGAAGGCAAGCAAACGTGTTGAATCTGATAGGGACCAGGCATTGCATTATCCTGGCTCAACCAAGCTGCAAAGCCCGGAGGAAGCACGATCATTAAATGACTCTAAATATGATTGA
- the ypeB gene encoding germination protein YpeB — protein sequence MLRSILIAFLVLGAVGIGYWGYQEHREKNAILLNAENNYQRAFHDLSYQMDLLHDKIGTTLAMNSRNSLSPALAEVWRITSQAHGDVGQLPLTLLPFNKTEEFLSNIGNFSYKTAVRDLDKKPLSPKEYASLKVLYKQSGDIQGELRNVQHLVLKNNLRWMDVELALASGKQTTDNTIIDGFKTVEKTVAGYDETDLGPTFVNMQKRDENFNKLEGKRISRREATKIAKKYMDFDGNARLKVTENGKGSDYGFYSVSLKNRQTGQEASMDITKKGGYPIWFINSRVIKKQSISLNEAGIKAMSFLKENGFNNLEMFESSQYDNVGVFNFVTSLNHVRIYPESIKVKIALDNGKVIGLSAEDYLKTHHSRKLSAPVLTKEQAKAKANPNLKVMEERLAVILNDLNEEVLCYELMGTLGEDTYRIFINAETGMEEDVEKLKNAESVYQDVI from the coding sequence TTGTTAAGAAGTATTCTGATTGCATTTTTGGTTTTAGGTGCTGTAGGGATAGGCTACTGGGGCTATCAGGAGCACAGGGAGAAAAATGCGATCCTTTTGAACGCAGAAAATAACTATCAGCGTGCCTTCCATGATCTTTCTTATCAAATGGATCTATTGCATGATAAAATCGGCACCACGCTAGCGATGAACTCCAGGAATTCACTTTCCCCTGCATTGGCAGAAGTATGGAGAATAACATCTCAGGCACATGGGGACGTAGGGCAGCTGCCTCTTACACTATTGCCTTTTAATAAGACAGAAGAGTTCTTATCTAATATAGGTAACTTCAGCTATAAAACGGCTGTACGCGATTTGGATAAAAAGCCGCTTTCACCCAAAGAGTATGCTTCACTTAAGGTTTTGTATAAGCAATCAGGGGATATTCAAGGTGAACTGAGAAATGTCCAGCACCTTGTCCTGAAAAACAATTTGCGCTGGATGGATGTAGAGCTCGCTCTTGCTTCAGGAAAGCAAACAACCGACAATACCATAATTGACGGCTTTAAAACAGTAGAGAAGACTGTTGCGGGATATGATGAAACGGACCTGGGCCCTACCTTTGTGAATATGCAAAAGAGGGACGAGAATTTTAATAAATTAGAAGGGAAACGAATTTCGAGAAGGGAAGCTACTAAGATTGCAAAAAAATATATGGATTTTGATGGCAATGCAAGATTAAAGGTAACGGAAAATGGAAAAGGCTCAGATTATGGATTTTATAGTGTATCACTTAAAAACAGGCAAACAGGGCAGGAAGCAAGCATGGATATTACTAAAAAAGGTGGATATCCTATTTGGTTCATCAATTCCCGTGTTATTAAAAAACAATCGATTAGTTTGAATGAAGCAGGAATTAAAGCCATGTCCTTCTTAAAGGAAAATGGATTCAATAATCTGGAAATGTTCGAAAGCAGCCAATACGATAATGTCGGAGTATTTAATTTTGTCACTTCGTTAAATCACGTCCGAATTTATCCTGAATCAATCAAAGTAAAGATAGCACTTGATAATGGAAAAGTTATTGGACTTTCAGCGGAAGATTACCTAAAGACACACCATTCAAGAAAGCTTTCAGCGCCAGTGTTAACGAAAGAACAAGCAAAGGCAAAAGCCAATCCAAATCTAAAGGTAATGGAAGAGCGGCTGGCTGTTATTCTAAATGATTTGAATGAGGAAGTACTTTGTTATGAGTTAATGGGAACGCTTGGTGAGGATACCTACCGTATTTTTATTAACGCGGAAACAGGAATGGAAGAAGATGTAGAAAAGCTAAAGAATGCAGAATCGGTTTACCAGGATGTTATTTAA
- the prsW gene encoding glutamic-type intramembrane protease PrsW translates to MLGILSAGIAPGLALLSYFYLKDEYDSEPISVVFRTFIYGALLVFPIMFIQHVLDMENIFQSEWLHAFFNSSFLEEFFKWFILFYAVYQHVEFDEPFDGIVYGASVSLGFATAENIFYLVANGLEHAIGRALLPVSSHALFGVIMGFYLGKGKFTEGLKTKWLGLSLLLPFLLHGLYDYILISQENWLVVILPFMVFLWWLGLRKVKMAKILSANHMKNKYRLQKTLHS, encoded by the coding sequence TTATCTGCCGGAATTGCTCCCGGCTTGGCCTTATTGAGTTATTTTTATTTGAAAGATGAATATGATTCCGAGCCGATCTCTGTCGTTTTCAGGACATTTATTTATGGAGCTTTGCTTGTATTTCCGATTATGTTTATTCAGCATGTCCTTGATATGGAGAATATTTTTCAATCTGAATGGCTGCATGCTTTTTTTAACTCGAGTTTTTTGGAAGAATTTTTTAAATGGTTTATATTGTTTTATGCTGTTTATCAGCATGTTGAATTTGATGAACCATTTGACGGGATTGTATACGGTGCATCAGTTTCTCTCGGTTTTGCGACAGCAGAGAATATTTTCTACCTGGTGGCTAACGGACTTGAACATGCGATTGGACGTGCGCTTCTACCTGTTTCAAGCCATGCTCTTTTTGGTGTCATAATGGGCTTTTATCTTGGCAAAGGCAAGTTTACGGAAGGTCTAAAGACGAAATGGCTGGGCTTATCACTTTTGCTGCCGTTTCTTCTTCATGGTTTATATGATTACATTCTTATTTCACAAGAAAATTGGCTTGTAGTCATTTTACCGTTCATGGTCTTTTTATGGTGGCTTGGCCTTAGAAAAGTAAAAATGGCAAAAATCCTTAGTGCCAATCATATGAAAAATAAATATCGTCTTCAAAAAACCCTTCATTCCTAA
- the der gene encoding ribosome biogenesis GTPase Der — MVKPVIAIVGRPNVGKSTIFNRIVGERISIVEDIPGVTRDRIYSSGEWLTHDFNIIDTGGIDIGDEPFLEQIRQQAEIAIDEADVIIFLTNGREGVTAADEEVAKILYKTKKPVVLAVNKIDNPEMREQMYDFYSLGFGEPIPISGSHGLGLGDLLDEAAKHFPKNQQHDYDEDVIKFSLIGRPNVGKSSLVNAILGEERVIVSDIAGTTRDAVDSPYTYDGQEYVIIDTAGMRKKGKVYESTEKYSVLRALRAIERSDVVLVVINAEEGIIEQDKKIAGYAHEAGRAVVIVVNKWDAIEKDEKTMKELEQKIREHFLFLSYAPIVFLSAKTKKRVHTLLPMINVASENHSRRVQTNVLNDVIMDAVAMNPTPTDKGKRLKIYYVTQVAVKPPTFVVFVNEPELMHFSYERFLENRIRDAFGFEGTPIKVYARERK, encoded by the coding sequence ATGGTAAAACCTGTTATTGCAATCGTTGGGCGTCCTAACGTTGGTAAATCTACAATTTTTAACAGGATTGTAGGAGAAAGAATCTCGATTGTCGAAGATATACCAGGGGTAACTCGGGATCGTATATATAGTTCTGGTGAATGGCTGACACATGATTTCAATATTATTGATACGGGCGGAATTGATATAGGGGATGAACCTTTCCTTGAACAAATACGTCAACAGGCTGAAATCGCCATCGATGAGGCCGATGTTATCATTTTCTTAACGAATGGACGAGAAGGTGTTACAGCCGCAGATGAAGAAGTGGCAAAAATTTTATATAAAACAAAGAAACCGGTTGTTTTAGCTGTAAATAAAATTGACAATCCCGAAATGCGTGAACAGATGTACGATTTCTATTCACTGGGATTTGGTGAGCCGATTCCTATTTCGGGTTCACATGGTCTTGGTTTAGGGGACTTGCTAGATGAAGCTGCAAAGCATTTTCCAAAAAACCAACAGCATGACTACGATGAAGATGTAATCAAATTTAGTTTAATTGGACGTCCGAATGTTGGAAAATCATCATTGGTTAACGCAATTCTGGGTGAGGAACGCGTCATAGTAAGTGATATTGCAGGAACAACCCGTGATGCAGTCGATTCTCCGTACACATATGATGGACAAGAATATGTAATAATTGATACAGCAGGGATGAGAAAAAAAGGAAAAGTTTACGAAAGTACCGAAAAATATAGTGTACTTCGTGCATTGAGAGCAATCGAACGCTCTGATGTTGTCCTAGTGGTCATCAACGCTGAAGAAGGTATTATTGAGCAGGATAAAAAAATTGCAGGCTATGCACATGAAGCTGGCCGTGCAGTTGTCATTGTCGTAAATAAATGGGATGCCATTGAAAAAGACGAAAAGACAATGAAAGAACTCGAACAGAAAATCAGGGAGCATTTCTTATTCCTGAGCTATGCGCCAATTGTTTTCTTATCTGCCAAGACTAAAAAACGGGTTCATACATTGTTGCCAATGATTAATGTTGCGAGTGAAAACCATTCGCGTCGTGTTCAGACTAATGTCCTAAATGATGTTATTATGGATGCTGTAGCAATGAATCCAACACCTACAGATAAAGGCAAAAGGCTCAAAATCTACTATGTCACTCAAGTGGCTGTAAAGCCGCCTACCTTTGTTGTGTTTGTAAATGAACCGGAATTAATGCATTTCTCTTATGAACGATTCCTGGAAAACCGAATTAGAGATGCATTTGGCTTTGAAGGTACACCAATCAAAGTTTATGCCAGGGAGAGAAAATAA